A window of Synechococcus sp. MEDNS5 contains these coding sequences:
- a CDS encoding phycobilisome rod-core linker polypeptide — MTEPTTLASQPNVDTSHAAEVIQQTYRQVFGNRHLMELDVNSSIEALFMNGDLTVQGFVMALAQSDTYKKLFFETNSPYQFVELNFKHLLGRPPHDQVELMNHVRLLQDEGFEAEMASYVYSEEYLSAFGVDQVPYNRASESMVGGRTLNYTRSRVVDAGYAGYDSADRQSKLLQSLCSGNSPDVVDRKSVGNANSLTINWTSRRQVGANRRAVQKSVVNQTSMSATIRSILSQGGKILSIAKA, encoded by the coding sequence ATGACTGAGCCCACAACTCTTGCTTCACAACCCAACGTTGATACCAGTCATGCTGCTGAGGTCATTCAACAAACGTATCGCCAGGTCTTCGGAAACCGACACCTGATGGAGCTTGATGTCAATAGCTCCATTGAAGCACTATTCATGAATGGTGATCTCACCGTCCAGGGATTTGTTATGGCCCTCGCTCAGTCTGACACCTACAAAAAACTGTTCTTTGAGACCAATAGTCCCTATCAGTTTGTTGAACTTAATTTCAAGCATCTTCTTGGCCGTCCTCCTCATGATCAGGTCGAGCTAATGAATCATGTGAGGCTGCTGCAAGACGAAGGATTTGAAGCCGAGATGGCAAGCTATGTTTACAGCGAAGAATATTTATCAGCCTTCGGAGTCGATCAGGTCCCATACAACCGAGCCTCAGAAAGCATGGTAGGAGGACGAACCCTGAACTACACCCGATCAAGGGTTGTTGATGCCGGTTACGCCGGATACGACAGTGCTGATCGCCAGTCCAAGTTGCTGCAAAGCCTTTGCTCAGGCAACTCACCAGACGTGGTTGATCGCAAGAGTGTCGGAAACGCCAACTCCTTAACGATCAATTGGACGTCACGCCGCCAGGTTGGAGCCAATCGGCGCGCTGTACAGAAATCGGTGGTCAACCAGACCTCCATGTCGGCAACGATTCGCTCGATCCTCTCCCAAGGCGGAAAGATCCTTTCTATTGCGAAGGCTTAA
- a CDS encoding phycobilisome rod-core linker polypeptide, with amino-acid sequence MASNQTSLGFGATTKWGDPVSFQRKGQAGQKPALTIGEFKKQSCDQMAIGVGPRSHADCPHRVTSECYSPEDNGALETVISASYRQVFGNAHVMNFERCTELEAQLRDGRLTVRDFIRGLAKSSFYKSRFFNSVAPQRGVELNVKHLLGRAPETQAEISAMITLQAEQGQGALIDSIVDSAEYLEVFGSDVVPYARSWSSPADLSTAAFPMLAALEKSFAGSDSARGGSPALTRSLASGIAPRISVPSQAVGVRPSASFTSGRFSSKAPGITSGNDSAPLRGDAYVTFGLGQREQETFQRCPGDSPDQLNALIRSAYKQVMGNPHLMEFERALSAESKFIDGYLSTREFVRAVGLSAEYKRRFFETNAPYRFIELNFKHFLGRAPQSQAEISEHTKILAEGGYEAEICSYVDSVEYQSIFGEDTIPYARILTENGRSQVAFNRHLSLAEGFAASDTVLSSSSLVTSVATGMVPSGWSATTTRINRTGTQSGAPDPTKKRFRIVVATQAARSRQRTAGNTYLVSGKDMSSQMKYIHARGGKIVSITEVM; translated from the coding sequence ATGGCCAGCAATCAAACATCACTCGGCTTTGGAGCAACCACGAAGTGGGGAGATCCAGTCAGCTTCCAGCGCAAAGGCCAAGCTGGTCAGAAGCCGGCCCTGACTATTGGGGAGTTCAAGAAGCAATCCTGCGATCAAATGGCGATCGGGGTGGGGCCCCGTAGTCACGCCGACTGCCCTCACCGTGTCACAAGCGAGTGCTACAGCCCGGAGGACAATGGTGCTCTAGAGACAGTCATTTCAGCGTCGTACCGACAGGTCTTCGGGAACGCTCATGTCATGAATTTTGAGCGGTGCACAGAACTTGAGGCTCAGCTCAGGGACGGCCGTCTGACCGTGCGTGATTTCATAAGAGGTCTGGCAAAGTCAAGCTTTTACAAGAGCCGGTTCTTCAACAGCGTTGCTCCACAGCGGGGTGTTGAACTGAATGTCAAACATCTTCTAGGGCGCGCTCCGGAAACTCAGGCTGAGATTTCTGCCATGATCACCCTGCAGGCAGAACAGGGGCAGGGAGCCCTCATCGACAGCATCGTCGATTCAGCTGAATACCTCGAGGTATTTGGAAGCGATGTTGTGCCTTATGCCCGCTCTTGGAGTTCTCCTGCAGACCTCTCGACTGCTGCATTCCCGATGCTGGCAGCTCTCGAGAAGAGTTTCGCCGGCAGTGATAGTGCCCGTGGAGGAAGCCCAGCGCTAACCAGAAGCCTGGCCTCCGGCATCGCTCCTCGGATCAGCGTCCCGAGTCAGGCCGTGGGCGTGCGTCCCTCCGCAAGCTTCACTTCTGGTCGTTTCAGCAGCAAAGCTCCTGGCATCACCAGTGGCAATGACTCCGCTCCGCTTCGCGGCGACGCATACGTCACCTTCGGTCTTGGTCAGCGTGAGCAGGAAACATTTCAGCGTTGCCCAGGAGACAGCCCGGATCAGCTCAATGCCCTGATTCGCTCTGCATACAAACAGGTCATGGGTAACCCCCACCTGATGGAGTTTGAACGCGCTCTGTCGGCAGAAAGCAAGTTCATTGATGGTTATTTGAGCACCCGTGAATTTGTGCGGGCTGTCGGCCTTTCAGCTGAATACAAGCGGCGATTCTTCGAAACCAACGCTCCTTATCGATTCATCGAGCTGAATTTCAAACATTTCCTCGGTAGAGCCCCACAGTCTCAAGCGGAGATCAGCGAACACACCAAGATCCTCGCCGAAGGTGGTTATGAAGCTGAAATCTGCAGCTACGTCGACAGCGTGGAGTATCAGAGCATCTTTGGTGAAGACACCATTCCATACGCCAGGATCCTCACCGAAAACGGCCGCTCCCAGGTTGCCTTCAATCGACATCTGAGCCTGGCAGAAGGCTTCGCAGCTAGTGACACGGTCCTGAGCAGCTCCTCTCTTGTCACCTCCGTCGCCACAGGAATGGTTCCAAGTGGCTGGAGTGCTACGACGACGCGAATCAACCGAACTGGAACACAGTCCGGCGCTCCTGATCCCACGAAGAAGCGCTTCCGGATTGTCGTAGCAACCCAGGCAGCTCGTTCACGTCAGCGCACCGCGGGAAACACTTATCTCGTCTCCGGCAAGGACATGTCCAGCCAAATGAAGTACATCCATGCACGTGGAGGCAAAATTGTCTCCATCACTGAGGTGATGTAA
- a CDS encoding phycobilisome linker polypeptide — protein MPFGPASLLGVERFSEESEAPFELIPGDDDARKEQIIRAVYKQVLGNAYVMDSERQVVAESQFKLGEISVRELVRRIAKSDLYRSRFFESCARYRYIELAFRHLLGRAPADFEEMRGHSERLDSSGYDADIDSFVDSDEYQNAFGEWTVPFQRGWKTESCGTMQEFTWSFQLLRGNSSSSLKGDLAGISSKLGGSAYQNRAIPVVPPSSTESLGWSFRPSPNLQDAPTRLGVGAGEQGLTYRVEVTAYSANNVRRISRYTRSNRVFYVPFDKLSEQFKRIHREGGKIASITPVT, from the coding sequence ATGCCCTTTGGACCTGCCTCACTTCTAGGGGTCGAACGCTTCTCGGAAGAGAGTGAGGCACCATTCGAGCTGATCCCTGGCGATGACGATGCCCGAAAAGAACAGATCATTCGGGCGGTGTACAAGCAGGTTCTTGGCAATGCTTATGTCATGGACAGCGAGCGTCAGGTTGTCGCTGAATCTCAGTTCAAGCTTGGAGAGATCAGCGTCCGTGAACTGGTTCGCCGCATAGCCAAGAGCGACCTGTATCGCAGTCGCTTCTTTGAAAGCTGCGCACGCTACCGCTACATCGAGTTGGCCTTCCGTCACCTACTGGGTCGTGCGCCCGCCGACTTTGAGGAAATGCGTGGTCATTCTGAGCGGCTTGACAGCAGTGGATACGACGCCGACATCGACAGCTTCGTGGACTCTGATGAGTATCAGAACGCTTTCGGGGAATGGACGGTGCCCTTTCAACGGGGTTGGAAAACCGAAAGCTGTGGAACCATGCAGGAATTCACCTGGAGCTTTCAACTGTTGCGAGGCAATAGCAGCAGCAGTCTGAAAGGAGACCTTGCTGGCATCAGCAGCAAGCTCGGTGGTTCTGCATACCAGAACCGTGCCATCCCCGTGGTTCCACCGTCTTCAACCGAGTCCTTGGGATGGAGCTTCCGTCCTTCCCCAAATCTGCAGGATGCACCAACTCGCCTGGGGGTCGGCGCAGGCGAGCAAGGCCTCACGTATCGCGTGGAGGTCACCGCCTACAGCGCCAACAACGTTCGTCGGATCTCCCGCTACACCCGCAGCAACCGGGTCTTCTACGTGCCGTTCGACAAGCTCTCGGAGCAGTTCAAACGCATCCACCGCGAAGGAGGAAAGATCGCCAGCATCACACCGGTGACCTGA
- a CDS encoding pentapeptide repeat-containing protein gives MSTTGSAPLNLREWTAPENLLPNGSPLVPVDARGADWHGIELGGLDLRGAKLCRCDLRGTDLSHCQLDGADLRLARYDSQTVVPVGFDLSNSGAVGPGAKLNGVYLNSSDLRGMDLRGSMLLGSYLSGADLSGAILDGVSLAGSDLRSSTMRGAMCRGTRFGTCELDMADLRGADLEGAVLETVESIRGADFSLCTGLGTQIDALLSRSVEELDCWNPITRSTTRDSLESLRAARAD, from the coding sequence ATGTCCACCACCGGATCTGCACCCCTCAACCTGCGTGAGTGGACGGCACCGGAAAATCTCTTGCCAAACGGTTCACCTCTAGTACCCGTTGATGCAAGAGGTGCTGACTGGCACGGGATCGAGCTGGGCGGACTCGATTTACGCGGAGCAAAGCTTTGTCGCTGCGATTTACGAGGCACAGATCTCAGTCATTGCCAACTTGATGGCGCGGATCTCCGCCTAGCTCGCTATGACAGCCAAACCGTCGTACCTGTTGGTTTCGACTTGAGCAACAGTGGAGCTGTTGGGCCCGGCGCCAAGCTCAACGGTGTCTATCTCAACAGCTCCGACCTGCGAGGCATGGATCTGCGGGGAAGCATGCTGCTTGGCAGCTATCTGAGTGGAGCTGACTTAAGCGGAGCGATACTTGATGGCGTTTCACTGGCCGGTTCAGATCTCCGGTCGTCCACCATGCGGGGAGCAATGTGCCGCGGGACACGATTCGGCACCTGCGAACTCGACATGGCTGATCTTCGCGGCGCTGACTTGGAAGGAGCTGTTCTAGAAACAGTCGAGTCGATCAGAGGCGCCGATTTTTCCCTCTGCACAGGGCTGGGCACTCAGATCGATGCTCTGTTGTCCCGATCAGTTGAAGAACTCGATTGCTGGAACCCAATAACACGCTCTACAACACGTGACAGCCTTGAATCGTTACGGGCTGCCAGGGCAGATTAG